In Saccharothrix violaceirubra, the following are encoded in one genomic region:
- a CDS encoding glycohydrolase toxin TNT-related protein (This protein contains a domain related to Tuberculosis Necrotizing Toxin, which is the C-terminal effector domain of outer membrane channel protein CpnT, and which has a lethal NAD+-glycohydrolase activity.), with amino-acid sequence MSEPKPLNPTEQDALVKQIGLTLMRAAPADWAHVTAEYRATGRYFELSAEVRAADGVVRAWTPPQEVAGLFARLRTGMYRQGRGSWSNARYRLDHPSSYNLDFDRAEPSWQNPPPPQAYVDEMRFFPRTDENVPEWLRHRLSSVPRGHRTARVFDGAGPGGRPSVNRPVVPEPERERLLAYLDGAPVIVAGRGYDADVLADGNPSVVPVAFQTDGQWIWPAAVGYYLRTYGIPPEAELVERARSADFVPPEVSEEARVAAAAHLGAPVAARDTPLPRPPAASVDPGEEVTRSLGEFVPQRIEFDQDGPPYRVTFAEDGTVVDERYRRESYVDGMDLFAPAQYDQDAGDTQAWDPFADDTATPAEQPPADPVPFAETAAFEVGRDYADPVPHDERRVNGHDPLTHTAPFDPLADDEDELADVPTTSAPTEFFEAPAGPDHADEGRSFDDHPDSTPGGADRPPLPEADHPHGFDPRADQGPFDEPAGADTGRVDGVEQHAAFDDHGDQAHGFTDHAAFDDPAADRGRFDGPPTTERAHGFDGPTEAGQALGFADHTTPDRNDGFDRDHGFDRAAGSEAHRADGFQDRPEPGSGFTDHPAPDADRPHGFDTDHGSGTAFDGRPVADGFEVRPESGEDDGFGDPENAHGFDDRDRRYTTDESPVDETGRFDDHPADADHGHPAHPGGFEDHLVSRAEQARRFEEHLEAQAARFDDHPESTVEQTAPIDDRRRFADPDHVPTFADDETGPFDQIRPDSPDPRTHPEQADDRRRPQPFEQHHAEAHPRVFDEPGFASRTDFGHQAPDHDARTPEGTDPTHRTRPDHFAESDHHPTFAPADTTPESGHDTPPDHAAPDHYAAPGHLADPDHRMRPDHGLTADHLAAPADPGRTPDQAPPAYGSDQGLRSRDTGQDPHGQDSGQDPHRHATAQNGRVQHDSGTATPDLHGPGPDQTQVDLSVPPAFRSRSGRGQGTDARVQDGPGIGPDPHRQHGLDTPPSHFTHAGPDRPAQSGHDAPPAHFAQTGPDHPARSGHGVDHLGQAGHRTGPEYQAGQGIGSDHAATHHTGSHPAVDTPPGPDPVVADHLGANSFGVDQAGPTAVGADHTDTDPVVQAAPRDGRPQSDHTTPRPGIPAAPAVPMPAAAPSIPGQSDRRPATDQGRPDTPTAPEPEQARQNQAEEPAEPRQVTPEEEREIAGLRRALDDLGVPHAAYRIGGDPVDRTWLLRVAGRSWEVCRVEAGQVDPVRFDRVEDAASYLIGRLVLAGRRLPRPQYAPQRPPNGFRESRPMPPRPAEQPQQQPVQQQPVQQQTVQVPPPVPQQAQVADNKPAVRTWPINPLTGEPPLTLFRQKKMVELAAGTEIDRFGDGAGNLVYAAGTPFEERSLVPSWISRPYRVYRLRRQVEVLTGVAVPWFEQPGGGTAYLMPKSIDDMLADGILVEVANQEAPTR; translated from the coding sequence GTGTCGGAGCCGAAGCCGTTGAACCCCACCGAGCAGGATGCGCTGGTCAAGCAGATCGGCTTGACGCTCATGCGCGCCGCGCCGGCCGACTGGGCGCACGTGACGGCCGAGTACCGGGCGACGGGCCGGTACTTCGAGCTGTCCGCCGAGGTTCGGGCCGCGGACGGCGTCGTGCGCGCGTGGACGCCACCGCAGGAGGTGGCGGGCCTGTTCGCCCGGCTGCGCACCGGCATGTACCGCCAGGGGCGCGGGTCGTGGTCGAACGCCCGCTACCGGCTCGACCACCCGTCGAGCTACAACCTGGACTTCGACCGCGCCGAGCCGTCGTGGCAGAACCCGCCGCCGCCCCAGGCGTACGTCGACGAGATGCGGTTCTTCCCGCGCACCGACGAGAACGTGCCGGAGTGGCTGCGTCACCGGCTGTCGTCCGTGCCGCGCGGCCACCGCACGGCACGGGTGTTCGACGGCGCCGGGCCCGGCGGGCGGCCGTCGGTCAACCGGCCCGTGGTGCCCGAGCCGGAGCGCGAGCGGCTGCTCGCCTACCTCGACGGCGCGCCGGTGATCGTCGCCGGTCGCGGTTACGACGCCGACGTGCTGGCCGACGGCAACCCGTCCGTCGTGCCGGTGGCGTTCCAGACCGACGGGCAGTGGATCTGGCCGGCGGCGGTGGGTTACTACCTGCGCACGTACGGCATCCCGCCCGAGGCGGAACTGGTGGAGCGGGCGCGGTCGGCCGACTTCGTGCCGCCGGAGGTGTCCGAGGAGGCCAGGGTCGCCGCCGCCGCGCACCTGGGTGCGCCGGTCGCGGCCCGCGACACCCCGCTGCCCCGCCCGCCGGCCGCGTCGGTCGACCCCGGCGAGGAGGTGACCAGGAGCCTGGGCGAGTTCGTGCCGCAGCGCATCGAGTTCGACCAGGACGGCCCGCCGTACCGGGTGACCTTCGCCGAGGACGGCACGGTCGTGGACGAGCGCTACCGTCGTGAGTCCTATGTGGACGGAATGGACCTGTTCGCGCCCGCCCAGTACGACCAGGACGCCGGCGACACGCAGGCCTGGGACCCGTTCGCCGACGACACCGCGACGCCCGCCGAGCAGCCCCCGGCCGACCCCGTGCCGTTCGCGGAGACGGCCGCGTTCGAGGTCGGCCGCGACTACGCCGACCCCGTCCCGCACGACGAACGCCGGGTCAACGGCCACGACCCCCTGACCCACACCGCCCCGTTCGACCCGTTGGCCGACGACGAGGACGAGTTGGCGGACGTCCCCACCACCTCCGCGCCGACCGAGTTCTTCGAGGCTCCCGCCGGGCCGGACCACGCCGACGAGGGCCGGTCGTTCGACGACCACCCGGACTCGACTCCCGGCGGCGCCGACCGGCCACCGCTCCCGGAGGCCGACCACCCGCACGGGTTCGACCCCCGTGCGGACCAGGGCCCCTTCGACGAGCCCGCGGGCGCCGACACCGGCCGGGTCGACGGTGTCGAGCAGCACGCCGCGTTCGACGACCACGGCGACCAGGCCCACGGGTTCACCGATCACGCCGCGTTCGACGACCCGGCCGCGGACCGAGGTCGCTTCGACGGGCCCCCGACCACCGAGCGGGCTCACGGGTTCGACGGCCCGACCGAGGCCGGCCAGGCCCTCGGGTTCGCGGACCACACCACCCCCGACCGGAACGACGGCTTCGACCGGGACCACGGTTTCGACCGGGCCGCGGGTTCCGAGGCACACCGTGCCGACGGCTTCCAGGACCGGCCGGAGCCCGGTTCCGGTTTCACCGACCACCCGGCGCCCGACGCGGACCGACCGCACGGTTTCGACACCGACCACGGTTCCGGGACGGCGTTCGACGGCCGTCCGGTCGCGGACGGGTTCGAGGTCCGGCCGGAGTCCGGCGAGGACGACGGCTTCGGCGACCCGGAGAACGCGCACGGGTTCGACGACCGGGACAGGCGGTACACGACCGACGAGTCCCCCGTGGACGAAACCGGCCGGTTCGACGACCACCCGGCCGACGCGGACCACGGGCACCCGGCCCACCCCGGCGGGTTCGAGGACCACCTGGTGTCCCGCGCCGAACAGGCCCGCCGCTTCGAGGAACACCTCGAAGCCCAAGCCGCCCGCTTCGACGACCACCCCGAGTCGACCGTCGAGCAGACCGCACCGATCGACGACCGCCGCAGGTTCGCCGACCCGGACCACGTCCCGACGTTCGCGGACGACGAGACCGGCCCGTTCGACCAGATCCGCCCCGACAGCCCGGACCCGCGCACCCACCCGGAGCAGGCGGACGACCGACGTCGCCCCCAGCCCTTCGAACAGCACCACGCCGAGGCCCATCCGCGCGTCTTCGACGAGCCCGGCTTCGCCTCCCGGACCGACTTCGGCCACCAGGCACCGGACCACGACGCCCGGACGCCCGAAGGCACCGACCCGACCCACCGGACCCGACCGGACCACTTCGCCGAGTCCGACCACCACCCCACGTTCGCCCCCGCCGACACGACCCCGGAATCCGGCCACGACACGCCCCCGGACCACGCCGCTCCCGATCACTACGCCGCTCCCGGCCACCTCGCGGACCCGGACCACCGGATGCGTCCCGACCACGGCCTGACGGCGGACCACCTCGCGGCCCCGGCCGATCCCGGCCGCACCCCGGACCAGGCACCTCCCGCGTACGGCTCGGACCAGGGCCTCCGCAGCCGTGACACCGGCCAGGACCCGCACGGCCAAGACTCGGGCCAGGATCCCCACCGTCACGCCACGGCGCAGAACGGCCGCGTCCAGCACGACAGCGGCACCGCGACCCCCGATCTCCACGGCCCGGGTCCCGACCAGACCCAGGTCGACCTCAGCGTGCCCCCGGCCTTCCGATCCAGGTCCGGTCGCGGCCAGGGCACGGACGCTCGCGTCCAGGACGGCCCCGGCATCGGCCCGGACCCCCACCGGCAGCACGGCCTCGACACGCCTCCGTCCCACTTCACCCACGCCGGTCCCGACCGCCCGGCCCAGTCCGGCCACGACGCACCCCCGGCCCACTTCGCCCAGACCGGTCCCGACCACCCGGCCCGGTCCGGCCACGGCGTGGACCACCTCGGGCAGGCCGGCCACCGCACCGGCCCGGAGTACCAGGCGGGCCAGGGCATCGGGTCCGACCACGCCGCGACGCACCACACCGGGAGCCACCCCGCCGTCGACACTCCTCCCGGGCCCGATCCGGTGGTGGCCGACCACCTGGGCGCCAACTCCTTCGGCGTCGACCAGGCCGGTCCGACCGCTGTCGGCGCCGACCACACGGACACCGACCCGGTGGTCCAGGCGGCACCCCGGGACGGCCGACCGCAGTCCGACCACACCACCCCGCGTCCCGGCATTCCCGCCGCACCTGCCGTCCCGATGCCTGCCGCGGCCCCCTCGATTCCCGGCCAGTCCGACCGCCGCCCCGCGACCGACCAGGGCCGTCCGGACACCCCGACCGCGCCGGAACCCGAGCAGGCCCGGCAGAACCAGGCCGAGGAACCGGCGGAACCCCGCCAGGTCACCCCCGAGGAGGAGCGCGAGATCGCGGGCCTCCGCCGGGCTCTCGACGACCTGGGCGTGCCGCACGCCGCGTACCGCATCGGCGGCGACCCGGTCGACCGGACGTGGCTGCTGCGCGTGGCGGGCCGCTCCTGGGAGGTCTGCCGGGTGGAGGCCGGCCAGGTCGACCCGGTCCGGTTCGACCGGGTGGAGGACGCCGCCTCGTACCTGATCGGCCGCCTGGTGCTGGCCGGCCGCCGACTGCCCCGCCCGCAGTACGCGCCGCAACGCCCACCGAACGGCTTCCGCGAGAGCCGCCCGATGCCGCCACGCCCCGCCGAACAGCCCCAGCAGCAACCCGTCCAGCAGCAACCGGTCCAGCAGCAAACCGTGCAGGTGCCACCGCCCGTGCCCCAGCAGGCACAGGTGGCGGACAACAAGCCCGCCGTACGCACGTGGCCGATCAACCCGCTGACCGGCGAACCGCCACTGACCCTGTTCCGCCAGAAGAAGATGGTGGAACTGGCCGCCGGCACCGAGATCGACCGCTTCGGCGACGGCGCGGGCAACCTGGTGTACGCCGCCGGCACCCCGTTCGAGGAACGGTCACTGGTCCCGTCGTGGATCAGCCGCCCGTACCGCGTGTACCGCCTGCGCCGGCAGGTCGAGGTGCTGACCGGCGTGGCCGTGCCGTGGTTCGAACAGCCCGGCGGCGGCACGGCCTACCTGATGCCCAAGTCGATCGACGACATGCTCGCCGACGGCATCCTCGTGGAGGTGGCCAACCAGGAGGCCCCCACCCGCTGA
- a CDS encoding pentapeptide repeat-containing protein yields MDIIGEGRDDAEYDEDYTDAVLYGQEWEGRSFVRCDFSDADLRGLVTVGCTFTECVFDRADLGESAHRTSAFRSCRFERAVLSSASFTSCTLLGSVFVECGMRPVTFEETDLTLVGWTGARLPGIDLRGARLREANLAGADLSGANLSGAELTGARLLETNLKGADLRGARLDARTLIGADLAGARVDLDTAVAFAAAHGLQVG; encoded by the coding sequence GTGGACATCATCGGTGAGGGACGCGACGACGCCGAGTACGACGAGGACTACACGGACGCGGTCCTGTACGGGCAGGAGTGGGAGGGGCGCTCGTTCGTGCGGTGTGATTTCTCCGATGCGGACCTGCGTGGGCTGGTGACGGTGGGGTGCACGTTCACCGAGTGCGTCTTCGACCGGGCCGATCTGGGTGAGTCGGCGCACCGGACGTCGGCGTTCCGCTCGTGCCGGTTCGAGCGGGCGGTGCTGTCCTCGGCGTCGTTCACGTCGTGCACGTTGTTGGGGTCGGTCTTCGTGGAGTGCGGGATGCGGCCTGTCACGTTCGAGGAGACCGATCTCACCCTGGTGGGGTGGACCGGTGCGCGGCTGCCCGGGATCGATCTCCGGGGTGCGCGGTTGCGGGAGGCCAACCTGGCCGGAGCCGATCTGTCGGGGGCGAATCTGTCGGGGGCGGAGTTGACGGGGGCGCGATTGCTGGAGACGAACCTGAAGGGGGCGGATCTGCGGGGGGCGCGGCTGGACGCGCGGACGTTGATCGGGGCGGATCTGGCGGGGGCCCGGGTGGATCTGGACACGGCGGTGGCGTTCGCCGCCGCGCACGGTCTCCAGGTCGGTTGA
- a CDS encoding malate dehydrogenase produces the protein MTRTPVNVTVTGAAGQIGYALLFRIASGQLLGADVPVRLRLLEIPQAVKAAEGTAMELDDCAFPLLSGIDITDDAKTAFDGVNVALLVGARPRTKGMERGDLLQANGGIFKPQGEAINAGAADDVRVLVVGNPANTNALIAQQHAPDVPAGRFTAMTRLDHNRALSQLAKKLGVSVTDIKKLTIWGNHSATQYPDLFHAEVNGQNAAQAVNDQKWLEDDFIPTVAKRGAAIIEARGASSAASAANAAIDHIHDWVNGTAEGDWVSMAIPSDGSYGVPEGIISSFPVTVTDGEYEIVQGLEIDEFSRARIDASVAELVEERDAVKALGLI, from the coding sequence ATGACCCGCACGCCCGTGAATGTGACCGTGACCGGTGCCGCCGGACAGATCGGCTACGCACTGCTGTTCCGCATCGCCTCCGGCCAGCTGCTCGGTGCCGACGTGCCCGTGCGCCTGCGCCTCCTGGAGATCCCGCAGGCGGTCAAGGCCGCCGAGGGCACCGCGATGGAGCTGGACGACTGCGCGTTCCCGCTGCTGTCCGGCATCGACATCACCGACGACGCCAAGACCGCCTTCGACGGCGTCAACGTGGCCCTGCTCGTCGGCGCCCGTCCCCGCACGAAGGGCATGGAGCGCGGTGACCTGCTCCAGGCCAACGGCGGCATCTTCAAGCCGCAGGGCGAGGCCATCAACGCGGGCGCGGCGGACGACGTGCGCGTGCTGGTCGTCGGCAACCCGGCCAACACCAACGCCCTCATCGCCCAGCAGCACGCGCCGGACGTGCCGGCCGGCCGCTTCACCGCGATGACCCGGCTCGACCACAACCGCGCCCTCTCGCAGCTCGCGAAGAAGCTGGGCGTGTCGGTCACCGACATCAAGAAGCTGACGATCTGGGGCAACCACTCGGCCACCCAGTACCCCGACCTGTTCCACGCCGAGGTCAACGGCCAGAACGCCGCGCAGGCGGTCAACGACCAGAAGTGGCTGGAAGACGACTTCATCCCGACCGTCGCCAAGCGCGGTGCGGCGATCATCGAGGCGCGGGGCGCGTCCTCGGCGGCGTCGGCGGCGAACGCGGCCATCGACCACATCCACGACTGGGTCAACGGCACCGCCGAGGGCGACTGGGTCTCGATGGCGATCCCGTCGGACGGCTCGTACGGCGTGCCCGAGGGCATCATCTCGTCGTTCCCGGTCACCGTGACCGACGGCGAGTACGAGATCGTGCAGGGCCTGGAGATCGACGAGTTCTCCCGGGCCCGCATCGACGCCTCCGTGGCCGAGCTGGTCGAGG